In a single window of the Deinococcus aetherius genome:
- a CDS encoding sulfurtransferase, with the protein MTQPETPLKSAAWLVEHLHDAQLRVLDCRYALTDPLVGRIAYLSGHAPGAVYADLETDLSGPMQPDGSGGRHPLPDPGVLAAWLGGVGIGSDCVVVAYDDPSTGQGFYAARAWWLLRWLGHRQVYVLDGGWPAFLAAGGEPSTEEPAHQPTIFTPDVQGGMVATAEDVANRGEGTLLIDSRAPARYRGDVEPLDRKAGHIPGAVNREWAGALGEDGRWQRGEAQAERLDAGDAPTIAYCGSGVSATPNLLARELAGVPLGPQNRLYAGSWSDWVSDDGRAVVTGEEPRTDSTGA; encoded by the coding sequence ATGACCCAGCCCGAGACGCCCCTCAAATCCGCCGCCTGGCTGGTTGAACACCTGCACGATGCGCAACTCCGGGTGCTCGACTGCCGTTACGCCCTGACCGACCCCCTGGTGGGGCGCATTGCCTACCTCTCCGGGCACGCCCCCGGCGCCGTGTACGCCGACCTGGAGACGGACCTGAGCGGGCCCATGCAGCCGGACGGCTCGGGCGGGCGGCATCCCCTTCCCGATCCGGGCGTGCTGGCGGCGTGGCTGGGGGGCGTGGGCATTGGGAGTGACTGCGTGGTCGTAGCGTACGACGATCCGAGCACGGGGCAGGGCTTTTACGCGGCGCGGGCGTGGTGGCTGCTGCGCTGGCTGGGGCACCGGCAGGTCTACGTGCTCGACGGGGGATGGCCCGCGTTCCTGGCGGCGGGCGGGGAGCCGAGCACGGAGGAACCCGCCCACCAGCCGACCATCTTCACGCCCGACGTGCAGGGGGGCATGGTCGCCACCGCCGAGGACGTGGCGAACCGGGGGGAGGGCACCCTCCTGATCGACTCGCGTGCCCCGGCCCGCTACCGGGGAGACGTGGAGCCCCTCGACCGCAAGGCCGGGCACATCCCCGGGGCGGTGAACCGCGAGTGGGCCGGGGCGCTGGGCGAGGACGGGCGGTGGCAGCGCGGGGAGGCCCAGGCCGAGCGGCTGGACGCGGGCGACGCCCCCACCATCGCCTACTGCGGCAGCGGGGTCAGCGCGACGCCCAATCTCCTCGCCCGCGAACTCGCCGGGGTGCCGCTCGGGCCCCAGAACCGCCTTTACGCCGGGTCATGGAGCGACTGGGTGAGCGACGACGGGCGGGCGGTGGTGACGGGCGAGGAGCCCCGGACGGACAGCACAGGGGCCTGA
- the rny gene encoding ribonuclease Y, whose amino-acid sequence MTVMSVILALLVGLAGLFAGQARGRQRRAEADNRLEREAQAEAERIRAQADTEVRGLREQAEQVRQQADQARQDATRRLQEADERERQIALQLEAQREQIAALRRDFEDERAQAKQDAARERESLSADRQETRRERDELKREIERLNRRAEQLDARGDKLDALEERLESRLRALSDQETSLADRERQVELRLYEVANLTPQAAREQILGRLDAELEEEKAIRVKAMTERATADARRTAREVVAQAIQRSASETSAQLSVSVVPIPNDAMKGRLIGREGRNIRAFEALTGVDLIIDDTPEAVILSSFNPIRREVARHVLEALVADGRIHPTRIEEMVHKAQDEMKTFIHAQGEEAAIEAGVVGLKPGLVQLLGRMYFRTSYGQNVLKHSVQVAHLTGIMADELGLDAGMARRAGLMHDVGKSIDREIEGTHVEIGINLARRFGEPVEVIDAIAHHHDPENGETLYSVLVAAADAISAARPGARREELEAYVRRLEQLEQIAVAFPGVQQAYAIQAGREVRVIVQPEKVSDAQATLLAREIAGRVEQDMEYPGQVQVTVVRESRAVEVAR is encoded by the coding sequence ATGACCGTGATGTCTGTCATTTTGGCGCTCCTGGTCGGGCTGGCGGGGCTCTTCGCCGGGCAGGCGCGCGGGCGCCAGCGGCGTGCCGAGGCGGACAACCGTCTGGAACGCGAGGCCCAGGCCGAGGCCGAGCGCATCCGCGCCCAGGCCGACACCGAGGTCCGGGGGCTGCGCGAGCAGGCCGAGCAGGTTCGGCAACAGGCCGACCAGGCCCGACAGGACGCCACCCGCCGCCTCCAGGAAGCCGACGAACGCGAGCGACAGATCGCCCTGCAACTGGAGGCCCAGCGGGAGCAGATCGCCGCCCTGCGCCGCGACTTCGAGGACGAGCGTGCCCAGGCCAAGCAGGACGCCGCCCGCGAGCGCGAGTCGCTGAGCGCCGACCGCCAGGAAACCCGCCGTGAGCGCGACGAACTCAAACGCGAGATCGAACGCCTCAACCGCCGCGCCGAGCAGCTCGACGCCCGGGGCGACAAACTCGACGCCCTGGAAGAACGTCTGGAGAGCAGGCTCCGCGCCCTCTCCGACCAGGAGACCAGCCTCGCCGACCGCGAGCGGCAGGTCGAGCTGCGGCTCTACGAGGTGGCGAACCTCACCCCCCAGGCGGCCCGCGAGCAGATTCTGGGGCGCCTCGACGCCGAGCTGGAGGAGGAAAAGGCCATCCGCGTCAAGGCGATGACCGAGCGTGCCACCGCCGACGCGAGGCGCACGGCCCGCGAGGTGGTCGCCCAGGCCATCCAGCGCAGCGCCTCCGAGACGAGCGCGCAGCTCAGCGTGTCGGTCGTGCCCATCCCCAACGACGCGATGAAAGGCCGACTCATCGGGCGCGAGGGCCGCAATATCCGTGCCTTCGAGGCCCTGACCGGAGTGGACCTGATCATCGACGACACCCCCGAGGCCGTGATCCTGTCGAGCTTCAACCCGATCCGGCGCGAGGTCGCCCGGCACGTCCTAGAGGCCCTCGTCGCCGACGGGCGCATCCACCCCACCCGCATCGAGGAGATGGTGCACAAGGCGCAGGACGAGATGAAGACCTTCATCCACGCCCAGGGCGAGGAGGCGGCCATCGAGGCGGGGGTGGTGGGCCTCAAGCCGGGGCTGGTGCAGCTTCTCGGGCGGATGTACTTTCGCACGAGTTACGGCCAGAACGTCCTCAAGCATTCCGTGCAGGTCGCGCACCTGACGGGGATTATGGCGGACGAGCTGGGGCTGGACGCCGGAATGGCCCGGCGGGCGGGGCTGATGCATGACGTGGGCAAGAGCATCGACCGCGAGATCGAGGGTACCCACGTCGAGATCGGGATCAACCTCGCCAGGAGATTCGGCGAGCCGGTCGAGGTGATCGACGCCATCGCCCACCACCACGACCCGGAGAACGGCGAGACGCTCTACAGCGTCCTCGTCGCCGCCGCCGACGCAATCAGCGCGGCCCGGCCCGGCGCGCGGCGCGAGGAACTCGAGGCCTACGTCCGCCGTCTGGAGCAACTGGAGCAGATCGCCGTCGCCTTCCCCGGCGTGCAGCAGGCCTACGCGATCCAGGCCGGGCGCGAGGTGCGCGTGATCGTCCAGCCCGAGAAGGTCAGCGACGCCCAGGCCACCCTCCTCGCCCGCGAGATCGCCGGTCGGGTGGAGCAGGACATGGAGTACCCCGGCCAGGTGCAGGTCACGGTCGTCCGCGAGAGCCGGGCGGTGGAGGTGGCCCGGTAG
- a CDS encoding dienelactone hydrolase family protein, whose product MLKHTLTLSVLALSSLALGQAGTTAAVRGQDVNVTSGGRAYRSYLAAPASATRKPAVILLHSFRGLEQGYRDLVDEMAAAGFVTLALGWQTFEQEPSDATVKALVEDGLKYLGTRQDVNPNAVGLTGFCAGGRYTMLLLPQIRAFKAGVAWYGFPDQGGTAAKPQAPNAFIEQLTAPMLIIHGTRDEPSPIATIYAYAGRLDAANKNFKLSVYQGEPHGFLLRESRIADTFASRDARRDMLNYFREHLR is encoded by the coding sequence ATGCTCAAGCACACGCTGACGCTGTCGGTGCTGGCCCTCTCTTCCCTCGCGCTGGGGCAGGCGGGGACCACCGCCGCCGTGCGGGGACAGGACGTGAACGTGACGAGCGGGGGGCGGGCGTACCGGAGCTACCTCGCCGCGCCCGCCTCGGCCACCCGCAAGCCTGCCGTGATCCTGCTGCACTCCTTCCGGGGGCTGGAACAGGGCTACCGTGACCTCGTGGACGAGATGGCGGCGGCAGGCTTCGTGACGCTGGCGCTGGGCTGGCAGACCTTCGAGCAGGAACCCAGCGACGCTACGGTCAAAGCCCTCGTGGAGGACGGACTGAAGTACCTGGGCACGCGGCAGGATGTGAACCCGAACGCCGTGGGCCTGACGGGCTTTTGCGCGGGCGGGCGGTACACCATGCTGCTGCTGCCGCAGATCAGGGCGTTCAAGGCGGGCGTGGCGTGGTACGGCTTCCCCGACCAGGGCGGGACGGCGGCCAAACCGCAGGCGCCCAACGCCTTCATCGAACAGCTCACGGCGCCCATGCTGATCATCCACGGAACTCGTGACGAGCCCAGCCCCATCGCCACGATCTACGCCTATGCCGGGCGGCTCGACGCGGCCAACAAGAACTTCAAGCTCAGCGTCTACCAGGGCGAGCCGCACGGCTTCCTGTTGCGAGAGAGCCGGATCGCGGACACCTTCGCCAGCCGGGACGCGCGGCGGGACATGCTGAACTACTTCCGGGAACATCTGCGCTGA
- a CDS encoding histidine phosphatase family protein, which translates to MRRVLATLPLLLSPAALAQAVPETVTPSLLAGLRAGGLVLYFRHFDTEGADAATVNPRDCFTQRNLSEEGRVNAREVGGLLTGLRIPIGTVLSGEYCRNRESAALLAGRVTPTPALNNPYFRTGTEADRQRVVGNLRALLKVLPQTGTNTVIVTHEQNLRLTTGWMLGEGEAAILKAAPDGSFRVLARVTREGWQAALVWGR; encoded by the coding sequence ATGCGCCGTGTGCTCGCCACCCTGCCTCTGTTGCTGTCTCCCGCCGCTCTCGCACAGGCGGTCCCGGAAACTGTCACGCCCAGCCTCCTTGCAGGGCTGCGGGCCGGGGGACTGGTGCTGTACTTCCGGCACTTCGACACCGAGGGGGCAGACGCGGCGACGGTGAACCCGCGTGACTGCTTCACCCAACGCAACCTCAGCGAGGAGGGACGCGTGAACGCCCGCGAGGTTGGGGGGCTGCTTACAGGACTACGCATTCCCATCGGCACGGTGCTGAGCGGCGAGTATTGCCGCAACCGGGAGAGCGCCGCGCTCCTCGCCGGGCGGGTGACGCCCACCCCAGCCCTCAACAACCCGTATTTCCGCACCGGGACGGAGGCGGACCGGCAGAGGGTCGTCGGGAACCTGCGGGCGCTGCTGAAGGTGCTCCCCCAGACGGGCACGAATACCGTCATCGTCACGCACGAGCAGAACTTGCGCCTGACGACGGGCTGGATGCTGGGAGAGGGCGAGGCGGCGATCCTCAAGGCTGCCCCGGACGGCTCGTTCAGGGTGCTCGCGCGGGTGACGCGGGAGGGGTGGCAGGCGGCGCTTGTGTGGGGACGCTGA
- the rplI gene encoding 50S ribosomal protein L9, which yields MQVILLEPGRLGKTGDVVTVKPGYARNFLIPRGMATPANTANMKTLEAQVRARQKQQAKDKAQAEDLASRLNGVAVELSVRAGEGKIYGAVTHADVAGALDRLGFDVDRRRIDMPKTVKEVGEYDISYRAHPEVTIPLKLVVHGQK from the coding sequence ATGCAAGTGATCCTTCTTGAACCCGGTCGCCTGGGCAAGACCGGCGACGTGGTGACCGTCAAACCCGGCTACGCCCGCAACTTCCTGATTCCCCGTGGCATGGCGACCCCCGCCAACACGGCGAACATGAAGACCCTGGAAGCCCAGGTCCGCGCCCGCCAGAAGCAGCAGGCGAAGGACAAGGCCCAGGCCGAGGACCTCGCCAGCCGCCTCAACGGGGTCGCCGTGGAACTCAGCGTCCGCGCGGGCGAGGGCAAGATTTACGGTGCCGTGACCCACGCCGATGTGGCAGGCGCACTCGACCGCCTCGGCTTCGATGTGGATCGCCGCCGGATCGACATGCCGAAGACCGTCAAGGAGGTCGGCGAGTACGACATCTCCTACCGCGCCCACCCCGAAGTCACCATCCCGCTGAAGCTCGTCGTCCACGGGCAGAAGTAA
- the rpsR gene encoding 30S ribosomal protein S18, whose protein sequence is MTQSSNTERKPRAKGPKRPRKPKVDPFSIGELEITDYKDVKMLRRFVSDTGKILPRRRTGLSAKHQRRISQTIKIARQLALLPYTEKLVRK, encoded by the coding sequence ATGACGCAAAGCAGCAACACGGAGCGCAAGCCCCGCGCCAAGGGGCCCAAGCGCCCCCGCAAGCCCAAGGTTGATCCGTTCTCCATCGGGGAACTGGAGATTACCGACTACAAGGACGTGAAGATGCTTCGCCGGTTCGTCAGCGACACCGGCAAGATCCTCCCCCGCCGCCGCACCGGCCTCTCGGCCAAGCACCAGCGCCGCATCTCGCAGACGATCAAGATCGCCCGCCAGCTCGCGCTGCTGCCCTACACCGAGAAGCTGGTCCGCAAGTAA
- the ssb gene encoding single-stranded DNA-binding protein, with the protein MARGMNHVYLIGALARDPELRYTPSGVAVFEATVAGEDHVIGSDGRERKLPWYHRVSILGKPAEWQAEKGLKGGDALMVEGSLDYSSWDAPEGGKRSAVKVKALRIEQLGYAPELVQDAGGGVRMASGMNEVIVIGNVTRDPELRYTPAGDAVLGLGLAVNETWNDRQGQKQEKTHWVDVTLWRDLAESMKDLKKGDPVLVQGRLVNEAWTDRDGNKRNSTKVEATRVEALSRGAGTGSPAATPAAPRTQTASSSARPQPAAATSSRAQPSRAANTGTRSGGLDIDQGLDDFPPEEEDLPF; encoded by the coding sequence ATGGCCCGAGGCATGAACCACGTTTACCTGATCGGCGCACTTGCCCGCGATCCCGAACTCCGTTACACGCCCAGCGGCGTGGCCGTCTTCGAGGCGACCGTCGCCGGGGAAGACCACGTGATCGGCAGTGACGGGCGCGAACGCAAGCTGCCCTGGTACCACCGCGTCTCCATCCTCGGCAAGCCCGCCGAGTGGCAGGCCGAGAAGGGCCTGAAGGGCGGCGACGCCCTGATGGTGGAGGGCTCGCTCGACTACTCCTCCTGGGACGCCCCGGAGGGCGGCAAACGCAGCGCCGTCAAGGTGAAGGCCCTGCGGATCGAGCAGCTCGGCTACGCGCCCGAACTCGTGCAGGACGCGGGCGGCGGCGTGCGGATGGCGAGCGGCATGAATGAAGTGATAGTCATCGGGAACGTGACCCGCGACCCCGAACTGCGCTACACCCCCGCCGGAGACGCCGTGCTCGGACTCGGTCTGGCCGTGAACGAGACCTGGAACGACCGACAGGGGCAGAAGCAGGAAAAGACGCACTGGGTCGACGTGACGCTGTGGCGTGACCTCGCCGAGAGCATGAAGGACCTGAAGAAGGGTGATCCCGTCCTGGTTCAGGGGAGGCTCGTGAACGAGGCGTGGACCGACCGCGACGGCAACAAGCGCAACAGCACTAAAGTAGAGGCGACGCGAGTCGAAGCCCTTTCCCGAGGCGCGGGCACCGGCAGTCCCGCAGCCACCCCCGCCGCACCTCGCACTCAGACCGCGAGCAGCTCGGCGCGCCCCCAGCCTGCCGCCGCGACTTCAAGTCGCGCGCAGCCGAGCCGGGCGGCGAACACGGGGACCCGTTCGGGGGGCTTGGATATTGACCAAGGTCTCGACGATTTCCCGCCGGAAGAAGAAGACCTGCCGTTCTGA
- the rpsF gene encoding 30S ribosomal protein S6, producing MNQYDLNLILNPNLSAEQLQTERDYIETAVRNAGAEITNLDDVGNRRLAYDVGKDREGYYLMYTIRAGGNPERDIATSLRLRDNVRRILVVRDRPEQRTKKA from the coding sequence ATGAACCAGTACGACCTGAACCTGATCCTGAACCCCAACCTCAGCGCCGAGCAGCTCCAGACGGAGCGCGACTACATCGAGACGGCGGTGCGGAACGCGGGCGCGGAGATCACCAACCTGGACGACGTCGGCAACCGCCGCCTCGCGTACGACGTGGGCAAGGACCGCGAGGGCTACTACCTGATGTACACGATCCGCGCGGGCGGCAACCCCGAGCGTGATATCGCCACCAGCCTGCGCCTGCGCGACAACGTGCGCCGCATCCTGGTGGTGCGCGACCGCCCCGAGCAGCGCACCAAGAAGGCCTGA
- a CDS encoding DinB family protein yields the protein MSDEPQNWAEGILDILREAVEGGTPGQGTSFLDGTKADGSGNHGLLATLAALTAAQASRDIHGSTVAGHARHTAFHIEVIVRWERDGDRGPFDWKGSFHPGQVNGEEWEALRGRVRTAYDELVAFARTQAEKEPDGDATGGLTGAGAHVAYHLGSIRQMVKAVGGGV from the coding sequence ATGAGCGACGAACCGCAGAACTGGGCCGAAGGCATCCTCGACATCCTGAGGGAAGCCGTGGAGGGGGGAACACCCGGCCAGGGCACCTCCTTCCTCGACGGGACGAAGGCCGACGGCAGCGGGAATCACGGCCTGCTCGCCACCCTGGCCGCCCTGACCGCTGCTCAGGCGAGCCGGGACATCCACGGCTCGACGGTTGCCGGACATGCCCGCCACACGGCCTTTCACATAGAGGTGATCGTGCGCTGGGAACGCGACGGCGACCGGGGGCCGTTCGACTGGAAGGGGAGCTTTCACCCCGGGCAGGTGAACGGGGAGGAGTGGGAGGCGCTGCGGGGCCGGGTACGCACGGCCTACGACGAGTTGGTCGCCTTCGCCCGCACCCAGGCCGAAAAGGAACCTGACGGGGACGCGACCGGGGGCCTCACGGGTGCCGGCGCCCACGTCGCCTATCACCTCGGCAGCATCCGGCAGATGGTGAAGGCGGTGGGGGGAGGAGTTTGA
- a CDS encoding GNAT family N-acetyltransferase — protein sequence MAVRPYGDEDAPAWVALSNLVLGHRVTGEDFQAQEARHDPTQFSRRWVAEAGGEVRGAAHLYFFPFDPPGFLHARVLVHPEARGQGIGRTLWGVLQEAAQEPDAGGLVADVDDLDSSSLAWAERRGFRQHAHRFASELDLTTLDETPHRPALARAQEQGVTFTDLMGADGATVDRYLHFVADRLTETPDLAGHPRWSLPQVREILHLDHDARPEWLVLAVGPGGEWLGTTAMVRIRDFVYNEITATHPQARGRRLALPLKLHAIRRAREAGFSLMRTNNHSTNAPMLRVNERLGFQARPGRYELHRPLR from the coding sequence TTGGCCGTCCGCCCTTACGGTGATGAGGACGCGCCCGCCTGGGTGGCCCTGTCCAACCTCGTGCTCGGGCATCGTGTCACCGGCGAGGACTTCCAGGCTCAGGAGGCGAGGCACGATCCCACACAATTCAGCCGCCGCTGGGTGGCCGAGGCCGGGGGAGAGGTGCGCGGCGCGGCCCACCTCTATTTCTTCCCCTTCGACCCGCCGGGCTTCCTCCACGCCCGCGTTCTCGTTCACCCGGAGGCACGGGGGCAGGGCATTGGGCGCACGTTGTGGGGCGTGTTGCAAGAGGCGGCGCAGGAGCCGGACGCCGGGGGCCTCGTCGCCGATGTGGACGACCTCGATTCTTCCAGCCTCGCCTGGGCGGAGCGGCGAGGCTTTCGCCAGCACGCCCACCGCTTCGCCTCCGAACTCGACCTGACGACCTTGGACGAGACACCCCACCGGCCTGCCCTCGCGCGGGCGCAGGAGCAGGGCGTGACCTTCACCGATCTGATGGGGGCCGACGGGGCAACGGTGGACCGTTACCTCCATTTCGTCGCCGACCGGCTGACCGAGACGCCCGACCTCGCCGGGCATCCGCGCTGGTCCTTGCCCCAGGTGCGCGAGATTCTGCACCTCGACCACGACGCGCGCCCCGAGTGGCTCGTCCTCGCCGTGGGACCGGGAGGCGAGTGGTTGGGCACGACGGCGATGGTCCGGATTCGGGACTTCGTTTACAACGAGATCACGGCGACGCATCCCCAGGCGCGGGGACGGAGGTTGGCCCTGCCTCTCAAGCTGCACGCCATCCGCCGGGCGAGGGAGGCTGGATTCTCCCTGATGCGGACGAACAACCACAGCACGAACGCGCCCATGCTGCGGGTGAACGAGCGGCTGGGCTTTCAGGCGCGGCCCGGAAGGTACGAGTTGCACC